Proteins encoded together in one Vigna angularis cultivar LongXiaoDou No.4 chromosome 5, ASM1680809v1, whole genome shotgun sequence window:
- the LOC108339092 gene encoding protein DETOXIFICATION 43-like isoform X2 produces the protein MEENGSSNEPNNNSKWPLFIFFKGARHVFKLDALSREILGIAFPAALAVAADPIVSLIDTAFIGHLGPVELAGAGVSISLLNQVSRIAIFPLVSITTSFVAEEDTLEKLNAQNGNKSKLKEVTMPEDQMLQDLEKDTLKENIITSAKPVENNNATRDNDTETGDGNKSICKSSWITKSKKKVVKKKRRIASASTALLFGTILGLIQTALLIFAAKPLLRVMGVKPDSPMLNPAEKYLKLRAIGAPAALLSLAMQGIFRGFKDTTTPLYVIVSGSIFNVILDPILIFTLKLGIKGAAISHVLSQYMMAITLLLILMKKVHLLPPSIKDLQIFRFLKNGGLLMLRVIAVTFCVTLAASLATRLGSIPMAAFQTCQQVWFTSSLLADGLAVAVQAILACSFAEKEYKKTTAAAVRTLQMGFVLGTGLSLAVGLGLYFGAGIFSQNIHVVHLIKIGLPFVAATQPINSLAFVFDGVNYGASDFAYSACSLVVVSIISVAIEFVLYRAKHFIGIWIALTIYMTLRMMAGVWRMGTGTGPWRYLRGCSLT, from the exons ATGGAAGAGAATGGTAGTTCCAATGAACCAAACAACAACTCAAAGTGGcctctcttcattttcttcaaaggTGCAAG GCATGTTTTCAAGCTGGATGCACTTTCTCGGGAGATATTAGGGATTGCCTTTCCCGCAGCACTAGCCGTTGCAGCTGATCCAATTGTTTCTCTAATTGACACAGCTTTCATAGGCCACTTag GACCTGTGGAACTTGCTGGTGCAGGAGTTTCCATTTCTTTGCTCAACCAAGTTTCAAGAATCGCCATTTTTCCTCTTGTGAGCATCACCACTTCATTTGTGGCTGAGGAAGATACTCTTGAAAAGCTGAATGCTCAAAATGGTAACAAATCAAAGCTCAAAGAAGTGACTATGCCAGAAGATCAGATGCTTCAAGACTTGGAAAAAGATACCCTCAAAGAGAATATTATCACTTCAGCAAAACCTGTGGAAAATAATAATGCTACAAGGGACAACGACACAGAAACTGGAGATG GCAACAAAAGTATCTGCAAGTCTTCATGGATTACTAAGAGTAAGAAGAAAGTTGTAAAGAAGAAGAGACGTATTGCTTCAGCATCAACAGCACTACTTTTTGGCACCATCCTTGGTCTTATTCAAACTGCTCTTCTTATATTTGCAGCAAAACCTCTCTTACGCGTTATGGGTGTGAAACCA GATTCTCCAATGCTAAATCCAGCAGAAAAGTACTTAAAACTGAGAGCCATTGGAGCACCTGCAGCGCTTCTCTCCTTGGCCATGCAAGGAATCTTTAGAGGGTTTAAGGATACAACAACTCCACTATATGTCATTG TTTCGGGATCTATATTCAATGTCATCTTGGACCCAATTCTTATTTTCACATTGAAATTAGGCATCAAAGGTGCAGCCATTTCACATGTTCTTTCTCA GTACATGATGGCAATCACTCTCTTACtgatattaatgaaaaaagtgCATCTCCTACCTCCAAGCATAAAGGATTTGCAGATTTTTAGATTTCTTAAAAATG GAGGATTGTTGATGCTGAGGGTGATAGCAGTGACATTTTGTGTTACCTTGGCAGCGTCATTAGCAACAAGGCTTGGTTCAATTCCCATGGCTGCATTTCAGACATGCCAGCAAGTCTGGTTTACATCATCTCTTCTTGCAGATGGTTTAGCTGTTGCTGTTCAG GCAATTCTAGCTTGTTCATTTGCTGAAAAGGAATATAAGAAAACAACAGCAGCTGCAGTAAGAACACTGCAAATGGGTTTTGTTTTAGGAACGGGTCTCTCTCTTGCTGTTGGACTTGGATTATACTTTGGAGCTGGAATATTCTCCCAAAATATTCATGTTGTGCACTTAATTAAAATAGGCCTCCcg TTTGTGGCTGCTACTCAACCAATAAATTCTTTAGCCTTTGTGTTTGATGGAGTCAACTATGGAGCTTCTGATTTTGCATACTCAGCATGCTCTCTG GTAGTGGTTTCCATAATAAGTGTAGCCATAGAGTTTGTTCTCTACAGGGCCAAACATTTCATTGGGATTTGGATTGCATTAACCATATATATGACTCTTCGAATGATGGCTGGTGTATGGAG GATGGGAACTGGGACAGGACCATGGCGCTATCTCAGAGGTTGTTCATTGACTTAG
- the LOC108339092 gene encoding protein DETOXIFICATION 43-like isoform X3 encodes MEENGSSNEPNNNSKWPLFIFFKGARHVFKLDALSREILGIAFPAALAVAADPIVSLIDTAFIGHLGPVELAGAGVSISLLNQVSRIAIFPLVSITTSFVAEEDTLEKLNAQNGNKSKLKEVTMPEDQMLQDLEKDTLKENIITSAKPVENNNATRDNDTETGDVVKKKRRIASASTALLFGTILGLIQTALLIFAAKPLLRVMGVKPDSPMLNPAEKYLKLRAIGAPAALLSLAMQGIFRGFKDTTTPLYVIVSGSIFNVILDPILIFTLKLGIKGAAISHVLSQYMMAITLLLILMKKVHLLPPSIKDLQIFRFLKNGGLLMLRVIAVTFCVTLAASLATRLGSIPMAAFQTCQQVWFTSSLLADGLAVAVQAILACSFAEKEYKKTTAAAVRTLQMGFVLGTGLSLAVGLGLYFGAGIFSQNIHVVHLIKIGLPFVAATQPINSLAFVFDGVNYGASDFAYSACSLVVVSIISVAIEFVLYRAKHFIGIWIALTIYMTLRMMAGVWRMGTGTGPWRYLRGCSLT; translated from the exons ATGGAAGAGAATGGTAGTTCCAATGAACCAAACAACAACTCAAAGTGGcctctcttcattttcttcaaaggTGCAAG GCATGTTTTCAAGCTGGATGCACTTTCTCGGGAGATATTAGGGATTGCCTTTCCCGCAGCACTAGCCGTTGCAGCTGATCCAATTGTTTCTCTAATTGACACAGCTTTCATAGGCCACTTag GACCTGTGGAACTTGCTGGTGCAGGAGTTTCCATTTCTTTGCTCAACCAAGTTTCAAGAATCGCCATTTTTCCTCTTGTGAGCATCACCACTTCATTTGTGGCTGAGGAAGATACTCTTGAAAAGCTGAATGCTCAAAATGGTAACAAATCAAAGCTCAAAGAAGTGACTATGCCAGAAGATCAGATGCTTCAAGACTTGGAAAAAGATACCCTCAAAGAGAATATTATCACTTCAGCAAAACCTGTGGAAAATAATAATGCTACAAGGGACAACGACACAGAAACTGGAGATG TTGTAAAGAAGAAGAGACGTATTGCTTCAGCATCAACAGCACTACTTTTTGGCACCATCCTTGGTCTTATTCAAACTGCTCTTCTTATATTTGCAGCAAAACCTCTCTTACGCGTTATGGGTGTGAAACCA GATTCTCCAATGCTAAATCCAGCAGAAAAGTACTTAAAACTGAGAGCCATTGGAGCACCTGCAGCGCTTCTCTCCTTGGCCATGCAAGGAATCTTTAGAGGGTTTAAGGATACAACAACTCCACTATATGTCATTG TTTCGGGATCTATATTCAATGTCATCTTGGACCCAATTCTTATTTTCACATTGAAATTAGGCATCAAAGGTGCAGCCATTTCACATGTTCTTTCTCA GTACATGATGGCAATCACTCTCTTACtgatattaatgaaaaaagtgCATCTCCTACCTCCAAGCATAAAGGATTTGCAGATTTTTAGATTTCTTAAAAATG GAGGATTGTTGATGCTGAGGGTGATAGCAGTGACATTTTGTGTTACCTTGGCAGCGTCATTAGCAACAAGGCTTGGTTCAATTCCCATGGCTGCATTTCAGACATGCCAGCAAGTCTGGTTTACATCATCTCTTCTTGCAGATGGTTTAGCTGTTGCTGTTCAG GCAATTCTAGCTTGTTCATTTGCTGAAAAGGAATATAAGAAAACAACAGCAGCTGCAGTAAGAACACTGCAAATGGGTTTTGTTTTAGGAACGGGTCTCTCTCTTGCTGTTGGACTTGGATTATACTTTGGAGCTGGAATATTCTCCCAAAATATTCATGTTGTGCACTTAATTAAAATAGGCCTCCcg TTTGTGGCTGCTACTCAACCAATAAATTCTTTAGCCTTTGTGTTTGATGGAGTCAACTATGGAGCTTCTGATTTTGCATACTCAGCATGCTCTCTG GTAGTGGTTTCCATAATAAGTGTAGCCATAGAGTTTGTTCTCTACAGGGCCAAACATTTCATTGGGATTTGGATTGCATTAACCATATATATGACTCTTCGAATGATGGCTGGTGTATGGAG GATGGGAACTGGGACAGGACCATGGCGCTATCTCAGAGGTTGTTCATTGACTTAG
- the LOC108339092 gene encoding protein DETOXIFICATION 43-like isoform X1 → MEENGSSNEPNNNSKWPLFIFFKGARHVFKLDALSREILGIAFPAALAVAADPIVSLIDTAFIGHLGPVELAGAGVSISLLNQVSRIAIFPLVSITTSFVAEEDTLEKLNAQNGNKSKLKEVTMPEDQMLQDLEKDTLKENIITSAKPVENNNATRDNDTETGDEGNKSICKSSWITKSKKKVVKKKRRIASASTALLFGTILGLIQTALLIFAAKPLLRVMGVKPDSPMLNPAEKYLKLRAIGAPAALLSLAMQGIFRGFKDTTTPLYVIVSGSIFNVILDPILIFTLKLGIKGAAISHVLSQYMMAITLLLILMKKVHLLPPSIKDLQIFRFLKNGGLLMLRVIAVTFCVTLAASLATRLGSIPMAAFQTCQQVWFTSSLLADGLAVAVQAILACSFAEKEYKKTTAAAVRTLQMGFVLGTGLSLAVGLGLYFGAGIFSQNIHVVHLIKIGLPFVAATQPINSLAFVFDGVNYGASDFAYSACSLVVVSIISVAIEFVLYRAKHFIGIWIALTIYMTLRMMAGVWRMGTGTGPWRYLRGCSLT, encoded by the exons ATGGAAGAGAATGGTAGTTCCAATGAACCAAACAACAACTCAAAGTGGcctctcttcattttcttcaaaggTGCAAG GCATGTTTTCAAGCTGGATGCACTTTCTCGGGAGATATTAGGGATTGCCTTTCCCGCAGCACTAGCCGTTGCAGCTGATCCAATTGTTTCTCTAATTGACACAGCTTTCATAGGCCACTTag GACCTGTGGAACTTGCTGGTGCAGGAGTTTCCATTTCTTTGCTCAACCAAGTTTCAAGAATCGCCATTTTTCCTCTTGTGAGCATCACCACTTCATTTGTGGCTGAGGAAGATACTCTTGAAAAGCTGAATGCTCAAAATGGTAACAAATCAAAGCTCAAAGAAGTGACTATGCCAGAAGATCAGATGCTTCAAGACTTGGAAAAAGATACCCTCAAAGAGAATATTATCACTTCAGCAAAACCTGTGGAAAATAATAATGCTACAAGGGACAACGACACAGAAACTGGAGATG AAGGCAACAAAAGTATCTGCAAGTCTTCATGGATTACTAAGAGTAAGAAGAAAGTTGTAAAGAAGAAGAGACGTATTGCTTCAGCATCAACAGCACTACTTTTTGGCACCATCCTTGGTCTTATTCAAACTGCTCTTCTTATATTTGCAGCAAAACCTCTCTTACGCGTTATGGGTGTGAAACCA GATTCTCCAATGCTAAATCCAGCAGAAAAGTACTTAAAACTGAGAGCCATTGGAGCACCTGCAGCGCTTCTCTCCTTGGCCATGCAAGGAATCTTTAGAGGGTTTAAGGATACAACAACTCCACTATATGTCATTG TTTCGGGATCTATATTCAATGTCATCTTGGACCCAATTCTTATTTTCACATTGAAATTAGGCATCAAAGGTGCAGCCATTTCACATGTTCTTTCTCA GTACATGATGGCAATCACTCTCTTACtgatattaatgaaaaaagtgCATCTCCTACCTCCAAGCATAAAGGATTTGCAGATTTTTAGATTTCTTAAAAATG GAGGATTGTTGATGCTGAGGGTGATAGCAGTGACATTTTGTGTTACCTTGGCAGCGTCATTAGCAACAAGGCTTGGTTCAATTCCCATGGCTGCATTTCAGACATGCCAGCAAGTCTGGTTTACATCATCTCTTCTTGCAGATGGTTTAGCTGTTGCTGTTCAG GCAATTCTAGCTTGTTCATTTGCTGAAAAGGAATATAAGAAAACAACAGCAGCTGCAGTAAGAACACTGCAAATGGGTTTTGTTTTAGGAACGGGTCTCTCTCTTGCTGTTGGACTTGGATTATACTTTGGAGCTGGAATATTCTCCCAAAATATTCATGTTGTGCACTTAATTAAAATAGGCCTCCcg TTTGTGGCTGCTACTCAACCAATAAATTCTTTAGCCTTTGTGTTTGATGGAGTCAACTATGGAGCTTCTGATTTTGCATACTCAGCATGCTCTCTG GTAGTGGTTTCCATAATAAGTGTAGCCATAGAGTTTGTTCTCTACAGGGCCAAACATTTCATTGGGATTTGGATTGCATTAACCATATATATGACTCTTCGAATGATGGCTGGTGTATGGAG GATGGGAACTGGGACAGGACCATGGCGCTATCTCAGAGGTTGTTCATTGACTTAG
- the LOC108340063 gene encoding protein DETOXIFICATION 43, translating to MEENGSSNEPNNNSKWPLFIFFKGARHVFKLDELSRELLGIAFPSALAVAADPLASLIDTAFIGHLGPVELAAAGVSIALFNQASRITIFPLVSITTSFVAEEDTLEKLNVQNGNKLKLKEVIMPEDQMLQDLEKDTLKENIKTSAKPVIGKRELKDLEVKSFGSQAVENNNATTDNKDIETGDEGNKSICKSSWITKSKEKVVKKKRRIASASTALLFGTILGIIQTAVLIFAAKPLLRVMGVKPDSPMLNPAERYLKLRSIGAPAVLLSLATQGIFRGFKDTKTPLYVIVLGYTFNVILDPILIFTLKLGINGAAISHVLSQYMMAITLLLILMKKVHLLPPSIKDLQIFRFLKNGGLLMLRVIAVTFCVTLAASLAARLGSIPMAAFQTCLQVWLTSSLLADGLAVAVQAILACSFAEKEYKKTTAAAVRTLQMSFVLGTGLSLAVGLGLYFGAGIFSKNVHVVHLIKIGIPFVAATQPINSLAFVFDGVNYGASDFAYSACSLVVVSIVSVAIEFLLYRTKHFIGIWIALTIYMTLRMMAGVWRMGTGTGPWRYLRG from the exons ATGGAAGAGAATGGTAGTTCCAATGAACCAAACAACAACTCAAAGTGGcctctcttcattttcttcaaaggTGCAAG GCATGTTTTCAAGCTGGATGAACTTTCTCGGGAGCTATTAGGGATTGCCTTTCCCTCAGCACTAGCCGTTGCAGCTGATCCACTTGCTTCTCTAATTGACACAGCATTCATAGGCCACTTag GACCTGTGGAACTTGCTGCTGCAGGAGTTTCCATTGCTTTGTTCAACCAAGCTTCAAGAATCACCATTTTTCCTCTTGTGAGCATCACCACTTCATTTGTGGCTGAGGAAGATACTCTTGAAAAGCTGAATGTTCAAAATGGTAACAAATTAAAGCTCAAAGAAGTGATTATGCCAGAAGATCAGATGCTTCAAGACTTGGAAAAAGATACCCTCAAAGAGAATATTAAAACTTCAGCAAAACCTGTGATTGGAAAACGTGAATTAAAGGATCTCGAAGTGAAAAGTTTTGGATCTCAAGCTGTGGAAAATAATAATGCTACAACGGACAACAAGGACATAGAAACTGGAGAtg AAGGCAACAAAAGTATCTGCAAGTCTTCGTGGATTACTAAGAGTAAGGAGAAAGTTGTAAAGAAGAAGAGACGTATTGCTTCAGCATCAACAGCACTACTTTTTGGCACCATCCTTGGTATTATTCAAACTGCTGTTCTTATATTTGCAGCAAAACCTCTCTTACGCGTTATGGGTGTGAAACCA gATTCTCCAATGCTAAATCCAGCAGAAAGGTACTTAAAACTGAGATCGATTGGAGCACCTGCCGTGCTTCTCTCCTTGGCCACGCAAGGAATCTTTAGAGGGTTTAAGGATACAAAAACTCCATTATATGTCATAG TTTTGGGATATACATTCAATGTCATCTTGGACCCAATTCTTATTTTCACATTGAAATTAGGCATCAACGGTGCAGCCATTTCACATGTTCTTTCTCA GTACATGATGGCAATCACTCTCTTACtgatattaatgaaaaaagtgCATCTCCTACCTCCAAGCATCAAGGATTTACAGATTTTCAGATTTCTTAAAAATG GAGGTTTGTTGATGCTGAGGGTGATAGCAGTGACATTTTGTGTTACCTTGGCAGCGTCATTAGCAGCAAGGCTTGGTTCAATTCCCATGGCTGCATTTCAGACATGCCTGCAAGTCTGGTTGACATCATCTCTTCTTGCAGATGGTTTAGCTGTTGCTGTTCAG GCAATTCTAGCTTGTTCATTTGCTGAAAAGGAATATAAGAAAACAACAGCAGCTGCAGTAAGAACACTGCAAATGAGTTTTGTTTTAGGAACGGGTCTCTCTCTTGCTGTTGGACTTGGATTATACTTTGGAGCTGGAATATTCTCCAAAAATGTTCATGTTGTgcatttaattaaaataggCATCCcg TTTGTGGCTGCTACTCAACCAATAAATTCTTTAGCCTTTGTGTTTGATGGAGTCAACTATGGAGCTTCTGATTTTGCATACTCAGCATGCTCTCTC GTGGTGGTTTCCATAGTAAGTGTAGCCATAGAATTTCTTCTCTACAGGACCAAACATTTCATTGGGATTTGGATTGCATTAACCATATATATGACTCTTCGAATGATGGCTGGTGTATGGAG GATGGGAACTGGGACAGGACCATGGCGCTATCTCAGAGGTTGA